CACTTGCAAAGCATCATACAGCTCTTGAGCATTGCCAACGGAAAGACCATTGACTTTTTGAATCAATTCTCCAGTTTTAATTCCCATTGCTGCCGCTGGGCTATTCGGAAGGATTGCAAGTACGACGACACCTTCTGTTCGCATACTAAAATAAGGTGCGAGTTCACGATCTTTCCGTGCTTCATAAAAAGATATGAAAAGACGACCTCCCACCACCGCAACCGCACAAAGCCAAAAAAACGGGAAGTAGAATTGAGCAAGGCCAGCAAGCAAGACGACGAATCCAGTGAGCAAACCAAGCTTTCTCAAAGACTGAGCCACACCAGTACGAGCGGCTTTTCCTTGATATTGCTGTTTAAAAGCGACTGGGAAAGGAAAGAAAACGAATGTTACATACCCTTCAGGCAACCATGGCGCAGCAAAGCTTGGCCAAAGATTGGTCGCCATCACCCCTCCCTCAGATACCGGAACAATGATCAATAGCGGTACGAGCCACAACACATTCACAGACTGCCGCCCTATCCATTGACCTCTTTTACTCATATGTACCGACGGTGTCACCTTCAAATATCGCTTCCATAAAAGCAGCATACACTCAGCCACCAAAACGAATGCCAGAATCAATGTTAACCCTAAGATCGTTGATCGTGTTGACAACGGTTCAACCCAGGAAACAACCGCAGGAGGAAGAAAATCAGCATATAATGGAAAAGTCCCTAGGAGCAGTAATAGCGCTCCAAGCCATATCCCACCGGAAATAAATTGTAACGAGCCAGTTAAAGCCAAGACAGCTCCTATACCAGTAATCACCCAGAGCAAATCAACAGGAAGATGTGCAGGAAAAATATATAACACAACACTTAAACCTAGACCGACAAGAAAAGCTGGCCAAACGAGCTGAATAAGTTCAGATACGTGATCTTGTATTCTCGTGTGAAACATTTTTCTCTCTCGATGAATACGACGCCATCCGTTTACTATAGCAGCCACGATTAAGATATAAACGAGTGGCTGCATAAAAAAGCGTCCTATAGCTTGCAGCAATTGTATAATGATTTCCAACTATGTTGGCCTCCCCTCTCTGCAACATTATTCGTTTCGTTTTCAACGTTGTTTATCATCATGCTGCCAAAAACATCGTTTGAGAAAAAAGAGGAGCTGTCATTGGTCAGCTCCTCATCCCTGGATCTTTTCTTTTAGGAAGCCGCTTGCTCTGCAACAGTGTCAATGGCTTTTTGTAATTGCTGATCATCTTCTTGAGAGTTAATATGCTCGATGAGCTCTCCTTGAAGAACGTCGCCCGTT
The sequence above is drawn from the Litoribacterium kuwaitense genome and encodes:
- a CDS encoding PDZ domain-containing protein; the protein is MEIIIQLLQAIGRFFMQPLVYILIVAAIVNGWRRIHRERKMFHTRIQDHVSELIQLVWPAFLVGLGLSVVLYIFPAHLPVDLLWVITGIGAVLALTGSLQFISGGIWLGALLLLLGTFPLYADFLPPAVVSWVEPLSTRSTILGLTLILAFVLVAECMLLLWKRYLKVTPSVHMSKRGQWIGRQSVNVLWLVPLLIIVPVSEGGVMATNLWPSFAAPWLPEGYVTFVFFPFPVAFKQQYQGKAARTGVAQSLRKLGLLTGFVVLLAGLAQFYFPFFWLCAVAVVGGRLFISFYEARKDRELAPYFSMRTEGVVVLAILPNSPAAAMGIKTGELIQKVNGLSVGNAQELYDALQVNRTFTKIQVLDGRGEPRFVQKSFYETDHHALGLVLLPDKPPNS